AACCTGATGGAGCACTATCCCATCTATTGCCTCGCCGCCCATGGCAGGGTATCGCCACTCTTCGAGTCACCCCTCGGTCTCTTTGACCGGGATGAGGATGGCCCGGTGCTGGAAGACCGCTTCGGCATTCCCTCCCGCGCCCTCAATGGCGTAATGTCGCCCTGGGCCGCCAAACGGCTGCGCGAGTTCGGTGGTGACATTCGTAAGTTCACCGTGCACCGCCTGATGCCGTCGCAGTTGCACCAGATCGGCATCACCAAGGTGGAACCGGGCGACGAGAACAATCAGGATATTTCCAGCCTCGTCGGCAAAGTGGATATTCGCAAGCTGGAAGATTTCTCCCAGGACGATCCCGACGCCTATGCCTATGCGGGCGGCCTCAATGTCGCCACCCAGGGCGTGCTGGAGTTCGTCGAGATGTTCAAGGCGCCCATCAAGATGCTCCACCCCCTGCTGACGGCCACCCAGGAGGGCACCTACAACGGTACCGAAGGTTTTGGCGCCATGCCCTTCCAGGGCATCATCCTGGCCCACAGCAATGAATCGGAATGGTCTGCTTTCCGCAACAACAAGCGCAACGAGGCTTTCCTCGACCGCGTCTATATCGTCAAGGTGCCCTATTGCCTGCGCGTCACCGAGGAGACGCAGATCTACCGCAAGCTCCTCGAAAGCAGCGCCCTCAACGCCGCCCCCTGTGCCCCCGACACCATGGACATGCTGGCTCGTTTCTCCGTCCTCAGTCGTCTCAAGGAACCCGGCAACAGCAGCCTGTGGTCCAAGATGGAGGTCTACGATGGCAAGTCCCTCAAAGATCGGGACCCCAAGGCCAAAAGCCTGCAGGAGTATCGTGACGCATCCGGCGTGGACGAGGGCATGGACGGCATTTCCACGCGCTTCGCTTACAAAATCCTGTCACGCACCTTCAACTTTGACGGCGACGAGATAGCGGCCAACCCGGTACACCTCCTGCATGTGCTGGAAACACAGGTCCGTGCCGAACAGTTTCCGGCAGAACTGGAATCCCGCTATCTCGCCTTCCTCAAGACCGAATTGGCCCCCCGTTATGCCGAGTTCCTCGGTCTGGAAATTCAGAAGGCCTATCTGGAGAGCTATGGCGATTACGGCCAGAATCTCTTTGACCGCTATATCCAGTACGCCGATTTTTGGCTGCAGGATACGGAATTCCGTGACCCCGATACCGGGCAACTCATGGACCGCAGCCTGCTCAACGAAGAACTGGAAAAAATCGAGAAACCGGCGGGCATCGCCAACCCCAAGGATTTTCGCAACGAAGTAGTAAACTTTGTGCTGCGGGTCAAGGCATCCAACGACGGCGTCAGCCCGGCCTGGACCAGTTATGAGAAGCTGCGCGCAGTCATCGAGAAGAAGATGTTTGCCAATACCGAGGATCTGCTACCGGTGATTTCCTTCGGCAAGAAGAGCTCCTCGGATGACGAACGCAAACATCAGGACTTTGTCGCACGCATGACTTCCAAGGGCTACACCGAAAAGCAGGTACGCCTGCTGGTGGACTGGTATATGCGTTATCGCAAGCATCATTAGAGGCTGTGCCATCGCAAAGAGGGCCAACGGCCCGCGCTTCGACCTGTCCCGATCTCCTGCCCGCACCCGCGGGCTTTTTTTGCCGGGATGGCCGACTCCACCGGCGCGCAGCGGATAGAGCGCACTATTTTGGTGCGCTCGGCATTCCCGGCCTCCTGTCACAATCCATAAGCCCTTATTTTTCGTTATCCTGCCCGGCTTGCACACTTATTGCTTGACGCTATCTGAGTAAGCACGGGGCGAACAGCCCCATAACGGGCAAAAAAGGAGCGACAAGATGCAGAAGGGAGCGAAACACCCATTTTTACCGGTGGCGTCGGGAATCGGCGCATGGATATGGTTGGCCAGCCCGCTGGCCCAGGCCGATACCACCCCACCCTTTAACAGCGGCGATACGGCATGGATGCTGAGCTCCACGGCTCTGGTGCTGCTCATGACCGTCCCCGGCCTGGCCCTCTTTTATGCGGGCATGGTGCGCAAGAAAAATGTCCTGGCCACGGCGGCGCAGAGTTTCGCCATCACGGCCCTGGTTTCCGTACTGTGGATGTTCATAGGCTACTCACTGACCTTCACCTCAGGCAATGCGTTCATGGGCGGGCTGAGTCGACTTTTCCTCAACGGCATGGGCCTGGATTCCGCCAATGGTCTGGCCCCCACCATTCCGGAATCGGTGTACATGACCTTTCAGATGACCTTCGCCATCATCACGCCGGCCCTGATTGTCGGCGCCTTTGCCGAACGGATGAAGTTCTCCGCCCTGCTCTGGTTCACCGGCCTCTGGTCGTTGCTGGTCTATGCGCCCATCGCGCATATGGTCTGGGGCCCAGCCGGCTGGCTGGCTGCGGATGGCGTCCTCGATTACGCGGGCGGCACCGTGGTGCATATCAACGCCGGTATCGCCGGGCTGGTCGCAGCGCTCGTCATGGGCAAGCGGATCGGTTACCGCCATGACACCATGCACCCCAATAATCTGATGTATACCCTGATCGGCGCATCCCTGCTCTGGGTGGGCTGGTTCGGCTTCAACGCCGGTTCGGCGGTCGCCGCCAGCGACCGCGCGGGGATGGCCATGGCTACCACCCAGATTGCCACCGCCGTGGCAGCCCTCTCCTGGATGTTTGCGGAATGGCTGGCGCGCGGCAAGCCGACGGTGCTGGGCATGACTTCTGGCGCCGTAGCCGGTCTCGTCGCGATCACCCCAGCCTCGGGTTTTGTCGGCCCCATGGGTGCATTGTGGATCGGTCTTGCGGCGGGCGTCATCTGTTTCTGGGCTGCGGTCTACCTGAAGAACCGGTTGGGTTACGACGATTCTCTGGATGCCTTCGGCGTCCATGCCATCGGCGGTATCATCGGCGCGTTGCTGACCGGCGTTTTCGCGGTGAAAGCCATCGGTGGTACAGCGGGTATGCTGGAAGGGAATACCGGACAACTGCTCATTCAGGCGACGGGTGTTGGTGTCACGATTGTCTATGACGCCATCGTCAGCTTCATCATCCTCAAGGTCATCGACTGGACCCTGGGCCTGCGCGTCATAGGGGAGCAGGAACGGGAGGGGCTGGACATCACCCAGCACGGTGAGCAGGTCTACGAATAAACCGCGTTCCCGGTGGACCGTCCATGGGGGAGGTCCACCGTAACCATCCGCCCCATTTTAGGTCATAATGAGGGTGAGGCGTCGCCACCAGGGAGTCTGCCATGAGCATGATCATCGACCGGCGCAGTTCCGGAACCAGATCCACGGCCAATCAGGATCGTCTGCAAAGACGTGTCCGCGCCCGACTCAAGGTCGCTGTCGAAAAAATGGCCCGCTCCGGCTCCATTGAGGATCTGGCCAATACCGACCAACCCGTTTCCATCCCCACCCGCGATCTCCATGAACCCAGCTTTCGCCGCGACCTCGGCGATACCTCCTGGGAGCGGGTGTTACCCGGTAACAAGGAATATCAGCGTGGCGACGAAATCAACAAGCCCGAGGGGGGCGGTTCCGGCAAGGGTCGGGTGGGGTCTCCCGACGGCCTGGGAGAAGACGAAGTCGCCATCGTCCTCTCCGCCGACGAGTTTCTGGACCTGCTCTTCGACGGACTGGCGTTACCCAATCTGCGTAAAATGGCACAGGGGGATATCCAGGCCGATCAATGGCGGCGGGCGGGTTTCATCAAGGACGGCAGCCCCTCCCGCATGCACGTCGGCCGCACCATGCGTGCCGCCCGTGCCCGTCGGCTGGCTTTGCGTGCCGGAAAACGCCGCGAATTGCAGGATCTGCTGGATGCTCGCAACGTCCTGCAGGAAGAGATTCAAGACCGTCTGGCACAGAAGCAAGATGTCTCCGTAGAGCAGGAGCGCCTCAGCGAACTGGATCATCAGATTGACGCGTTGGAGCGCAAAATCAAAGCGATTCCATTCATCGACGAGGCCGACCTGCGCTTCGCCCATATCGACCAGCAACCCCACCCCATTACCAACGCGGTGATGTTCTGCGTCATGGACGTTTCGGGCAGTATGGGTGAAAAGGAAAAAGACCTGGCCAAGCGCTTCTTTCTGCTGCTGTATCTGTTTCTGCACCGGC
This sequence is a window from Acidithiobacillus ferridurans. Protein-coding genes within it:
- a CDS encoding ammonium transporter; the protein is MQKGAKHPFLPVASGIGAWIWLASPLAQADTTPPFNSGDTAWMLSSTALVLLMTVPGLALFYAGMVRKKNVLATAAQSFAITALVSVLWMFIGYSLTFTSGNAFMGGLSRLFLNGMGLDSANGLAPTIPESVYMTFQMTFAIITPALIVGAFAERMKFSALLWFTGLWSLLVYAPIAHMVWGPAGWLAADGVLDYAGGTVVHINAGIAGLVAALVMGKRIGYRHDTMHPNNLMYTLIGASLLWVGWFGFNAGSAVAASDRAGMAMATTQIATAVAALSWMFAEWLARGKPTVLGMTSGAVAGLVAITPASGFVGPMGALWIGLAAGVICFWAAVYLKNRLGYDDSLDAFGVHAIGGIIGALLTGVFAVKAIGGTAGMLEGNTGQLLIQATGVGVTIVYDAIVSFIILKVIDWTLGLRVIGEQEREGLDITQHGEQVYE
- a CDS encoding YeaH/YhbH family protein, yielding MSMIIDRRSSGTRSTANQDRLQRRVRARLKVAVEKMARSGSIEDLANTDQPVSIPTRDLHEPSFRRDLGDTSWERVLPGNKEYQRGDEINKPEGGGSGKGRVGSPDGLGEDEVAIVLSADEFLDLLFDGLALPNLRKMAQGDIQADQWRRAGFIKDGSPSRMHVGRTMRAARARRLALRAGKRRELQDLLDARNVLQEEIQDRLAQKQDVSVEQERLSELDHQIDALERKIKAIPFIDEADLRFAHIDQQPHPITNAVMFCVMDVSGSMGEKEKDLAKRFFLLLYLFLHRHYQAVQMVFIKHHSTASECSEQAFFGAREGGGTLVSPAIILSEEIMQQRFPPDRWNVYLAQVSDGDNYFADNAVVEEHLLNLLPRLRNLFYLEVNRDSESDLLRLYDAIAQDFPELVTARASEREDIYPMFRTLFATEETPSHV
- a CDS encoding PrkA family serine protein kinase gives rise to the protein MALFDRYQERFLQQQEVTLSIDEYLDLCARDPMAYATAAERMLAAIGEPQVVDTQADPRLSRIFMNRKLLTYPAFKDFYGIEDVVENLVAYFRHAAQGLEERKQILYLLGPVGAAKSSLAERLKNLMEHYPIYCLAAHGRVSPLFESPLGLFDRDEDGPVLEDRFGIPSRALNGVMSPWAAKRLREFGGDIRKFTVHRLMPSQLHQIGITKVEPGDENNQDISSLVGKVDIRKLEDFSQDDPDAYAYAGGLNVATQGVLEFVEMFKAPIKMLHPLLTATQEGTYNGTEGFGAMPFQGIILAHSNESEWSAFRNNKRNEAFLDRVYIVKVPYCLRVTEETQIYRKLLESSALNAAPCAPDTMDMLARFSVLSRLKEPGNSSLWSKMEVYDGKSLKDRDPKAKSLQEYRDASGVDEGMDGISTRFAYKILSRTFNFDGDEIAANPVHLLHVLETQVRAEQFPAELESRYLAFLKTELAPRYAEFLGLEIQKAYLESYGDYGQNLFDRYIQYADFWLQDTEFRDPDTGQLMDRSLLNEELEKIEKPAGIANPKDFRNEVVNFVLRVKASNDGVSPAWTSYEKLRAVIEKKMFANTEDLLPVISFGKKSSSDDERKHQDFVARMTSKGYTEKQVRLLVDWYMRYRKHH